The Syntrophobotulus glycolicus DSM 8271 DNA window AGTTGTTCACAACACCAAACGGTACTTACAGCTTACTAAGCGCCACAATTACTACTCCTGCAGGAACTTCCGATGGTATCTTTGATCAGCTTTTGACCGAACTTGGCGGAAGTGATTCTATATCGGGAGAGGTCTTGGATTCTCTTGATCAGAATCTGCAAAATGTTACGGCTTTGCGGGCGGAACTCGGAGCCCGCACCAATAGACTGGAATCAATTCAGTCTCAGCTGGCTTCTATGAATTACAATTTGCAGGCGAATCTGTCAAATGTAGAAGATGTTGATATGGCCAAAGCCATCACTGATTTTACCAACCAGGTGAATGTTTATCAATCGGCTTTAGCCGTAGGGGCCAGGATTATTCAGCCCTCACTTGTTGATTTTATGAAATAAACCGGGGTAATCGTTATGATAGATCTACAAGTTCATCAGCAATTTGGACGTATTGGATTGCAAATTTCCCCTTATGAATTTAACCTCAAAATCAAACCCGCTGATTTTGAGGTTAAACAATATCCCGCCCAGATTGAAGTAGAGCAGCCGGCAGCGGTTTTGGACATTGACTATACGGCGTTTCGGGAATCATTAGGGTACCGGAACATTGAGGCACAAGCCGAATACTTCCGGCAGGATTCCCAACAGACTTGCGCACAAGGTATTATGCGCCGTGCCCAGCAGGGAGAGGAACTGAGCGATTTGAGCAAAAAAATCAGTATCGCTCAAATTGCTGAACAGTCAACCCAACCCAAAGAACGGAATTTGCAGCTGGTGAGACTGGAACCGGTTAAAATCAGTGTTACAACGAAAGATCTGCAGTGGAGAGTAGATGCCGGAGGGGTTGATATAGAGTTTACGCCGCCTGATATTCAGGCAGAATTTCGACAAGGTGATGTAAAGGTTTACATAGAGAAAGAGCCTTACATTAGATTCGAGGCAGTTGGCTCGAATCTGGATATTAAAAGATAAAAGGAGTTTAGGTTATGGAAGAGAAACAAATAAAAATAAAAATTCCTTTAGGAATTCCCGGTTTTGAAACTT harbors:
- a CDS encoding DUF6470 family protein, producing the protein MIDLQVHQQFGRIGLQISPYEFNLKIKPADFEVKQYPAQIEVEQPAAVLDIDYTAFRESLGYRNIEAQAEYFRQDSQQTCAQGIMRRAQQGEELSDLSKKISIAQIAEQSTQPKERNLQLVRLEPVKISVTTKDLQWRVDAGGVDIEFTPPDIQAEFRQGDVKVYIEKEPYIRFEAVGSNLDIKR